Genomic segment of Streptococcus pneumoniae:
CTATTGTCAAATACAGCCTTGAGATTCCCTTGGATGAAAATGATATCTATGTCGCTCGGTTTATGACCCATTTGAAATTCTTCTGCGAGAGGATTTTGACCCATCAAGAAGTGAGAAGTTTAGAGGACAGTCAGATGTTTGAGATGATGAAGCAGACCTATCCGCAAGCTTATCAGACCACTCAGAAAATTGTGGCTTACTTAGACCAGCGACGAAACTACCAGACCTCAGAAGATGAGCAGCTCTACCTCACCATTCATCTCTCGAGGATAAGGAGAAAAGACGATGAAAACAGAACGTGAAAAGATGCTAGCAGGTGAGCTCTATGACGCAGGAGACACAGAGCTACGAGCCTTACGAGCAAAAGCTCGCGCCTATCGTATGGAGTTTAACCAGGAGCTAGACGGTAAAAAACGCAGCCAACTTCTCAAAGAATGGTTTGGCACAACAGGAGAAAACATCTACATGGAACCTGATTTTGCCTGTGATTACGGCTGTCATATCCATGTCGGTGAGAATTTCTATGCGAATTTTAACTGCACCTTTTTAGATGTATGTCCGATTCGTATCGGAGATCATGCCATGCTAGGCCCCAATGTTCAGCTTCTAACACCGCTTCATCCTCTGGATGCCAAAGAGCGAATTTCAGGGATGGAGTACGGCAAGCCCATTACCATTGGGGATCATTTTTGGGCTGGTGGCGGTGTCACGATTTTGCCTGGTGTGACCCTTGGAGATAATGTCGTCGTGGGTGCAGGAGCAGTAGTCACCAAGTCCTTTGGGGATAATGTTGTCTTAGCTGGTAATCCCGCACGAGTTGTTAAATATTTAAAATAACAAAAAAACGAATATTTTTATTGTTTAAACTATAAAAAATTCGCATAAATATCTAAAAATCTCCCAAATCAAGAATTTTATCCTATTTTTAGATTGAAATAATTGAAAAAACGAACGAAAAAGTGTACAATAACCTTTATCAATTATCATTTAGAAAAAGGAGTTTTAGATGGAGTTACTGGAGCAGAAGATCCTGACGGTTGGTCAGGTCGTGGGAGAGAACATTTTAAAGGTAGATTCCTTTTTGACCCACCAAGTCGATGTAGGCTTGATGAAAGAGATTGGAAATGTTTTTGCAAAACGTTTTGAAAATGCAGGAATTACCAAGATTGTCACTATTGAGGCGTCTGGCATTGCCCCAGCTCTCTACACAGCAGAAGCGATGGGCGTTCCCATGATTTTTGCTAAGAAGTCAAAAAATATCACGATGACAGAGGGCATTTTGACCGCAGAGGTCTATTCCTTCACCAAGCAAGTGACAAGTACAGTATCTATTGCACAGAAATTTTTGACCGAAGATGACAAGGTGCTCATCATTGATGACTTTTTGGCAAATGGTCAAGCAGCTAAGGGCTTGATTGAGATGATTGAGCAAGCAGGTGCGAAAGTAGAAGGCATTGGAATTGTCATTGAAAAGTCTTTCCAAGATGGCAGAAAGCTTCTTGAAGCTACGGGGCACACAGTGGTGTCGCTTGCGCGGATTGATCATTTTGAAAATGGCAGTCTTGTCTTTAAGGAGGCGGATGCATAATGATGAAGATGAATGAAGAAAAACACTCTCAAGCAGCTGTCTTAGGTCTCCAGCATTTGCTGGCTATGTATTCTGGCTCGATTTTAGTGCCTATTATGATTGCCAGTTCCTTGGGGTACACATCTGCACAATTAACCTATCTCATCTCCACTGATATTTTTATGTGTGGGTTAGCAACATTCTTGCAATTACAATTAAATAAATACTTTGGCGTGGGCTTGCCAGTTGTACTAGGTGTGGCCTTTCAATCCGTAGCACCTCTCATTGTGATTGGACAAAATCATGGGAGTGGCGCCATGTTTGGAGCCTTGATGGTGTCTGGGGTATTTGTATTCTTGATTTCTGGCGTTTTTTCAAAGATTGCCAATCTCTTTCCAGCGATTGTTACAGGCTCTGTCATCACAACGATTGGATTGACCCTGATTCCAGTTGCGATTGGAAATATGGGAAATAATGTAGAAAGTCCTACGGTTGAAAGCCTGATGTTGGCTAGTCTGACCGTCTGTATCATCCTTCTCATCAATATCTTTACCAAAGGATTTATCAAGTCGATTTCTATCTTGATTGGCTTGATTGGAGGAACGCTTGTAGCAGCTTTCATGGGCTTGGTAGATATGAGTCCTGTTGCTGCAGCACCTTTGGTGCACGTTCCTACACCCTTTTACTTTGGCATGCCGACTTTTGAATGGTCCTCAATCGTGATGATGTGTATCATCGCTATTGTATCCTTGGTGGAGTCAACAGGGGTTTACTTAGCTCTATCTGACATCACCAAGGATGAGTTGGATGCAAATCGCCTGCGCAATGGTTATCGGGCAGAAGGTTTGGCAGTCTTACTAGGAGGGATTTTCAACACCTTCCCTTATACAGGATTTTCACAAAATGTAGGCTTGGTAAAATTATCAGGCATCAAAACACGTTTGCCGATTTACTACGCAGCTGCTTTTCTGATTTTACTAGGACTCTTGCCCAAATTCGGAGCTTTGGCTCAAATCATTCCTGCGCCCGTCTTAGGAGGCGCCATGCTGGTCATGTTTGGAATGGTCGCAGTTCAAGGGATGCAAATTTTAGCCCGAGTTGATTTTGAACATAACGAGCACAATTTCTTAATCGCAGCGGTTTCTATCTCTACCGGTGTAGGGCTAAATGGAAGCAATCTTTTTATCAACCTACCAACGGCTTTCCAAATGTTTTTCTCAAATGGAATTGTCATGGCAAGTCTTGTTGCGATTGTGATGAATCTCTTGTTGAACCGCAAGAGATGAGAGATTGAAACTCGCAAACCAAATCATCAGTATGAGATCCCTAAACAAGCAAGTGGGGTGGAACTTTATCAGAGTGATGAAACTCTAAAAGTTCCACTCCTTTGTCTGTGAATGGAACTATATAGTTGTTTCGTTTTGATTTAGTATGAGGTAAGATGAGTTAACGACGGAATAAATGAAAATTAAATAACTATCATATAAACAATCATTTAGGAGGATTCATGTATCAAACACATACAACTAAAGAAAAGTTACGGCTTTTCTTTCAGATTTTTCTACCGCTTTTAATCTATCAATTTGCCAATTATTCGGCGGCTTTTGTCGATACAACCATGACAGGGCGGTACGATACGCTTCATCTCGCAGGTGTGTCCATGGCGACTAGCCTTTGGTCTCCATTTTTTACCTTGCTAACAGGCATTGTCTCTGCCTTGGTGCCGATTATCGGTCAGCACTTAGGCGAGGGCAAGAAAGATCGTATTCGCAATGATGTCTATCAGTTTATCTATCTGGCATTGGGGCTTTCTGTCTGTTTATTTTTACTGGTCTTTTTGGGAGCGCCATATGTCCTATCACGGCTCAGCTTAGAGCCTTTGGTGGCAAAGGTGGCTACTTCCTATCTTTTTTACCTCGCTTTGGGCATCATTCCGCTTTTACTCTTTAGCGTGATTCGCTCAGTCCTAGATGCGCTTGGCTTAACGAGGCTCTCCATGTACCTCATGCTCTTGCTACTCCCTTTAAATGCCAGCTTTAACTATGTTTTGATTTATGGCGTTTTAGGGCTTCCTGAGATGGGAGGGAGAGGAGCAGGGCTTGGGACGTCGCTTGCCTACTGGGTCTTGCTCATCTTAGCCTGCCTTGTCTTGTCCTTTCATCCCAAGGTACGAGACTATCAGTTTTGGAAATGGCAGCCATTAGACTTTGCAGTTTTAAAAGAGGGTTTAAAGCTAGGATTACCGATCGGTGGGACAGTATTTGCAGAAGTCGCGATTTTCTCAGCCGTGGGGCTGTTTATGTCCAAGTTTAACTCAGTCATCATTGCCAGCCACCAGTCAGCGATGAACTTTGCTACGCTCATGTATGCCTTTCCGATGAGTATCTCAACTTCAATGGCGATTTTAGTGTCCTATGAAGTAGGAGCCAAGCGCTTTGAGGATGTGCGCTCTTATTGCAGGATTGGGCGTGTGACGGCTGCCAGCTTTGCCTTGTTTACGCTGGGATTTTTATATCTATTTCGCTATCAAGTGGCAGATCTGTATGGACATGATGAGACCTTTATCCAGATGACGACGGTCTTTCTGACTTACAGCCTCTTTTTCCAGCTGGCAGATACCTTTGCGGCGCCTTTGCAGGGGATTTTACGGGGCTATAAGGATACGACCGTTCCCTTTTATATGGGCTTGATTAGCTATTGGGGTGTCGCTCTTCCAGTGGGGCTCTTGCTGGATATTACCACGACCATGGGACCTTATGGCTACTGGATCGGCTTGATTATGAGCTTAGTCGTGAGTGGTATTTTGTACCAATCAAGGCTGAGCTATATCACGAAAATCTTTAAAGACTAAGGATGTTATAGGTAGAAGAAAAATAGAAACAAGAAAATCCAGCTTAGACAAAAGCTGGATTTATTTCATCCTCATCTCCCCTTGAGGGAAGTAGGTCCCTTCTGGCATATCATTGATAATGACATGAACTGCTTCTTTTGGTGCACCGGTGTGTTTGACGATGCTTGCTGTAATCTCTTTTGCGAGTGCCTTTTTTTGATCTAGGCTTCGTCCTTCAAATAAATCAATGCGTACAAATGGCATAAGTTCCTCCTATCAAGTGTGATAATATTATTTTATCACAAATCTAGTTTAAAAGCAGGTCAGAATATGGTAAAATGGAAAGAAGAAAAAAATGGGAGTAGTGATTACCTGACAAGAGAAGATTATGGCTCAGTTATATTATAAATACGGCACGATGAATTCGGGCAAAACGATCGAGATTTTAAAAGTCGCCCACAATTACGAAGAGCAGGGCAAGGGTGTGGTTATTATGACCAGTGCCCTAGACACGAGAGACGGCTACGGCCTTGTGTCCAGTCGGATTGGGATGAAGAGGAAAGCACTAGCGATTGAGGATGAGACAGATATTTTTGGCTTTATCGAATCCCTATCCCCCAAGCCTTACTGTCTCTTGATTGATGAGGCTCAGTTTTTGAAACGCCACCATGTCTATGATTTGGCAAGGGTGGTCGATGAGCTGGATGTCCCTGTCATGGCTTTTGGTTTGAAAAATGACTTTCGCAATGAACTTTTTGAAGGTTCTAAGTATCTCTTGCTTTTAGCCGATAAGATTGACGAGATTAAGACCATTTGCCAATATTGCTCGAAAAAAGCGACCATGGTCTTGCGGACCAATCATGGTCAGCCAGTCTATGATGGTAAACAGATTCAAATCGGAGGAAATGAAACTTACACTTCCGTTTGTCGCAAGCACTATTTTAACCCAGAAATAAAAGGAGAATCAAACACACATGAACATTTATGATCAGCTTCAAACGGTGGAAGACCGCTATGAAGAATTAGGAGAATTACTCAGTGACCCTGCTGTGGTGAGTGATACCAAGCGTTTTATGGAGTTATCCAAGGAAGAAGCAGCCACTCGTGAGACGGTTGAAACCTACCGTGAATACAAAAAAGTACTGCAAAACATCACGGATGCTGAAGAGATGATTAAGGATGCGTCTG
This window contains:
- a CDS encoding sugar O-acetyltransferase codes for the protein MKTEREKMLAGELYDAGDTELRALRAKARAYRMEFNQELDGKKRSQLLKEWFGTTGENIYMEPDFACDYGCHIHVGENFYANFNCTFLDVCPIRIGDHAMLGPNVQLLTPLHPLDAKERISGMEYGKPITIGDHFWAGGGVTILPGVTLGDNVVVGAGAVVTKSFGDNVVLAGNPARVVKYLK
- a CDS encoding xanthine phosphoribosyltransferase, producing MELLEQKILTVGQVVGENILKVDSFLTHQVDVGLMKEIGNVFAKRFENAGITKIVTIEASGIAPALYTAEAMGVPMIFAKKSKNITMTEGILTAEVYSFTKQVTSTVSIAQKFLTEDDKVLIIDDFLANGQAAKGLIEMIEQAGAKVEGIGIVIEKSFQDGRKLLEATGHTVVSLARIDHFENGSLVFKEADA
- a CDS encoding nucleobase:cation symporter-2 family protein, coding for MKMNEEKHSQAAVLGLQHLLAMYSGSILVPIMIASSLGYTSAQLTYLISTDIFMCGLATFLQLQLNKYFGVGLPVVLGVAFQSVAPLIVIGQNHGSGAMFGALMVSGVFVFLISGVFSKIANLFPAIVTGSVITTIGLTLIPVAIGNMGNNVESPTVESLMLASLTVCIILLINIFTKGFIKSISILIGLIGGTLVAAFMGLVDMSPVAAAPLVHVPTPFYFGMPTFEWSSIVMMCIIAIVSLVESTGVYLALSDITKDELDANRLRNGYRAEGLAVLLGGIFNTFPYTGFSQNVGLVKLSGIKTRLPIYYAAAFLILLGLLPKFGALAQIIPAPVLGGAMLVMFGMVAVQGMQILARVDFEHNEHNFLIAAVSISTGVGLNGSNLFINLPTAFQMFFSNGIVMASLVAIVMNLLLNRKR
- a CDS encoding MATE family efflux transporter gives rise to the protein MYQTHTTKEKLRLFFQIFLPLLIYQFANYSAAFVDTTMTGRYDTLHLAGVSMATSLWSPFFTLLTGIVSALVPIIGQHLGEGKKDRIRNDVYQFIYLALGLSVCLFLLVFLGAPYVLSRLSLEPLVAKVATSYLFYLALGIIPLLLFSVIRSVLDALGLTRLSMYLMLLLLPLNASFNYVLIYGVLGLPEMGGRGAGLGTSLAYWVLLILACLVLSFHPKVRDYQFWKWQPLDFAVLKEGLKLGLPIGGTVFAEVAIFSAVGLFMSKFNSVIIASHQSAMNFATLMYAFPMSISTSMAILVSYEVGAKRFEDVRSYCRIGRVTAASFALFTLGFLYLFRYQVADLYGHDETFIQMTTVFLTYSLFFQLADTFAAPLQGILRGYKDTTVPFYMGLISYWGVALPVGLLLDITTTMGPYGYWIGLIMSLVVSGILYQSRLSYITKIFKD
- a CDS encoding 4-oxalocrotonate tautomerase; translated protein: MPFVRIDLFEGRSLDQKKALAKEITASIVKHTGAPKEAVHVIINDMPEGTYFPQGEMRMK
- a CDS encoding thymidine kinase, translating into MAQLYYKYGTMNSGKTIEILKVAHNYEEQGKGVVIMTSALDTRDGYGLVSSRIGMKRKALAIEDETDIFGFIESLSPKPYCLLIDEAQFLKRHHVYDLARVVDELDVPVMAFGLKNDFRNELFEGSKYLLLLADKIDEIKTICQYCSKKATMVLRTNHGQPVYDGKQIQIGGNETYTSVCRKHYFNPEIKGESNTHEHL